One region of Streptomyces capillispiralis genomic DNA includes:
- the ftsW gene encoding putative lipid II flippase FtsW, whose product MPSSRTGRPPVQRAARRPVVPRSPRENPLRTLHTRARRSWDRPLTAYYVILGGSALITVLGLVMVYSASQITALQMSLPGSYFFRKQLLAAVIGTVLLLVASRMPVKLHRALAYPILAGAVFLMALVQVPGIGVAVNGNQNWIALGGSFQIQPSEFGKLALVLWGADLLARKQDKRLLAQWKHMLVPLVPATFMLLGLIMLGGDMGTAIILTAILFGLLWLAGAPTRLFVGVLSVAALIGAVLIRTSPNRMARLACLGATEPQSGPVDCWQAVHGIYALASGGIFGSGLGASVEKWGQLPEAHTDFIFAVTGEELGLVGTLSVLALFAALGYAGIRVAGRTEDPFVRYAAGGVTTWITAQAVINVGAVLGLLPIAGVPLPLFSYGGSALLPTMFAIGLLIAFTREDPAARMALAMRQPRFGRKRGGGSQRPRRWNTMRRRAPVARSSGER is encoded by the coding sequence ATGCCCAGTAGCCGTACCGGCCGCCCGCCCGTGCAGCGGGCCGCCCGCCGGCCCGTCGTACCCCGGTCCCCGCGCGAGAACCCCCTGCGCACCCTGCACACCAGGGCGCGCAGGTCCTGGGACCGGCCGCTGACCGCGTACTACGTGATCCTCGGCGGCAGTGCGCTGATCACCGTGCTGGGCCTGGTGATGGTCTACTCGGCCTCCCAGATCACGGCGCTCCAGATGTCGCTGCCGGGCTCGTACTTCTTCCGCAAGCAGCTCCTGGCCGCCGTGATCGGCACCGTCCTGCTGCTCGTGGCCTCCCGGATGCCGGTGAAGCTGCACCGGGCGCTGGCCTATCCGATCCTCGCGGGCGCCGTCTTCCTGATGGCGCTGGTCCAGGTGCCGGGGATAGGAGTCGCGGTCAACGGCAACCAGAACTGGATCGCCCTCGGCGGCTCCTTCCAGATCCAGCCCAGCGAGTTCGGCAAGCTCGCGCTCGTGCTGTGGGGCGCCGACCTGCTCGCCCGCAAGCAGGACAAGCGGCTGCTGGCCCAGTGGAAGCACATGCTGGTGCCGCTGGTGCCGGCCACCTTCATGCTGCTCGGGCTGATCATGCTCGGCGGCGACATGGGTACGGCCATCATCCTCACCGCGATCCTGTTCGGCCTGCTGTGGCTGGCGGGAGCGCCCACACGGCTGTTCGTCGGCGTGCTCTCCGTCGCCGCGCTGATCGGGGCGGTCCTCATCCGCACCAGCCCCAACCGCATGGCCCGGCTCGCCTGCCTCGGCGCCACCGAACCCCAGTCGGGACCGGTCGACTGCTGGCAGGCCGTGCACGGGATCTACGCCCTCGCCTCCGGCGGTATCTTCGGGTCGGGCCTGGGGGCGAGCGTGGAGAAATGGGGCCAACTACCGGAAGCCCACACGGACTTCATCTTCGCCGTCACCGGTGAGGAACTGGGTCTCGTGGGGACGCTGTCGGTACTCGCCCTCTTCGCGGCTCTAGGCTATGCGGGTATCCGCGTGGCCGGACGCACGGAGGACCCCTTCGTCAGGTATGCCGCGGGAGGCGTGACCACCTGGATCACGGCCCAGGCCGTGATCAACGTCGGTGCGGTGCTCGGTCTGCTGCCGATCGCCGGAGTCCCGCTCCCGCTGTTCTCCTACGGGGGATCCGCCCTGCTGCCGACCATGTTCGCCATCGGGCTGCTCATCGCCTTCACGCGTGAGGACCCCGCTGCGCGGATGGCGCTGGCGATGCGGCAACCCCGCTTTGGTAGAAAGCGGGGCGGGGGTTCACAGCGGCCCCGGAGATGGAACACGATGCGACGGCGCGCCCCGGTGGCGCGTTCGTCCGGAGAGCGGTGA